The segment ccagactgtctctggaagcaacttcagcacaagaactgttcgtcgggagcttcgtgaatttggtttccatggccaagcagccatacacaagcctaagatcaccatgcacaatgccaaccgttggctggagtggtgtaaagctcaccatcattggactctggagcaataGAAacactttctctggagtgatgaatcacacttaaCAATCTTgcagtccaacggacgaatctgggtttggtggatgccaggagaatgctacctgcctgaatgcatagtgccaactgtaaaatatggtggaggaagaataatggtctggggctgttttcatggttcgcgctaggccccttagttcaagTGCGGTACCGGAGCGCACTTCTAGGTCCAAAAGGTTTCTTAATAGCTTctactgctgaacagttcatcaaattgctacccggactatttgcaatTACCTCGAccaacctgtacccccacacattgattcgggggttattttattttattgtgttactattttattttgtatttaataACTTATTTGAAAGAGCACAGTTtgaaagatatggcaaatagaaattaAACTGGATGGAGATCATAAATATATGGGAGAgattgagggtagaggaaggacaagagttaaaaacaaacaaaataaaactattgtaaaatagactgtgtccataaaatgtatatagtattgtaatgaaacagcagggagcaggtctcgaaccctcgacgtTCGATCCCGAGGGCCGGCGCGCTATCAACAGTGCCGCAAAAGCGGCAGGGTCGATTTCCGAGCTTAttaacccagggtcgttacactatGTATAAACTGAAAATACAGTCCTAAGCGTTGTTGTTCACTAGTTTGCTCCAATTTTGGGATGGGTGATTGGGGTTGGAGGGTAATAAAggacatatgtatatatatatatatttaaagatATGTATATATACCTACATAGGtgtatttatatgtatgtatgcatgcatgtatgtatgtatgtatgtatgtatgtatgtatgtatgtatgtatgtatgtatgtatgcatgtatgtatgtatgtacagatGTGGGGTATTGGActtgatgcagacaattacattgttggaagctacaatctatttGCAGTATTAAAGCTGATCTGCCCCCCCACCTCAAAATTATTATTTAAAACAGGGAGGTGGGAAGAGCCAAGCACGGGCTAGCGATATCCTATTGGTGCGTTCTAGCATgcatttgcatatttccgttagggaacgccgATTTTGTGAATTGCACGTATGCAATAACTCAATTTGCCCTAGCAATTTTCgaactttggcaaagggtaaacTCTACAAAACATAGTCCACTCTGTTTGTAACATATTCTAGTTTAGGAAACAGAAAATTATATTGAAATCAAATGTTTCCTCGATGAGAAAATTAACAGAATGTCAGCCATAATCCATCTTCTCCCATtgccggccactgggcttcctctcgtCATCATATGGTAGAGAGTGGACACGgcaaccggatgcttcacatttatacatccggtgaaatatctggctcattgttctatctgtgcgGAAGCTCAAAAGCTGTCAAAATGGCTACGACCATGTCATGGGGATCATATCTCCTCATTCATGTAGTAATATTTTCATGGTATGTCTTTACCTTATCGGCGAATTGCTCATTGAAAGTCACACAGGGCCATCCAGGAGCTAAAACATATGGAGGCCGCTGGAAATATCTGACTTTCCTCAATCTGGTGAGTGTGGTTGGTGGCTATGTTATGTTAGAAATAGTTTACACATTCGCGTTATTGTATTACCCTACATCATTATTTACCTTCCTGTGGCTTCGAGCCAAGTGAGACAATTATATAATTACATTGCTGTGTTTATATAGCCATATTGCTAGAGGCTAACAGAACAGATAAGACAGCCTAAGTAATGCCTAAGTAATGGTAGTCTAACCATTTCTGCATCATTTTCCCGAAGGTTTTGCAGACAGTGTTCTTCGGACTCGTTGTTTTGATTGACATTATCCACCTGATATTGCCATCCAAAAATTTGAGGTGTGGTGTACCTCTCCTCCTAGTGAAATTAAGAGACACCATTTTCACTATTTGTGCTTTTCCTATTGGGACAGTAAGTGCCTTTTAATGTCTATAtttatattttgtgtgtgtgcacatttgaCAACAGTTATGAcgtgtataatatacagtacatctaAACTGGCATTACTGATAACATGTATTTGGACATAATAACCCATATTCTCTTCATTTCTAATCCCCAGTTTGTGTTCTTGTCCTTCTGGTCGATATATCACTACAACAGAGAGCTGGTGTTTCCAAAGTTTCTAGATGACATTATTCCTATCTGGTTGAACCATGCTATGGTAAGTGTCACAATCATTTGCACGTTCTGCACATGGTGGACTTTATACTGACTGTGTGATCCCAATGTATTTTATTAAAGATGTGGCTGTATCCAATTGGCTGTGCAGGTCAGTGTGGCTTTGTATCACATGGCTCTTTGAAGAGGTCATGTCCTAGTAATTCAAGGGTAGTGGTTTCTGAATAGGGTCAGATTCACATAGCTTTGAACAGTCTCTGATCTTCCAATTGTAGTTGCATTTCACGTGAATTAATGTAGCCAGTCACACAACAATGTGGTGTTGCTAGTGTTTTCCAACCAACTGAGCCATCAAGACTACTTTAGTAATCTGTCAGCACAATGGACACAACTCTCACTCTGTGGCCTCTGTCTCCACTGCACCTGTACTGTACAGACCTTGTCAGTTTGACATTTTTAACAGTAGAATAACTTGTCAGAACTGCTTTTAACACATTGCAAGCTGTACAGGATGGCGCTGACAGTTGGTCGCCTCGCTTTgcattcttaggaaactatgcagtatttttttatttttaatgtattatatcttacactgttaccccaggaaatcttaagtcttattacatacagccaggaagaactattggatataagagcaatgtcaacttaccaagattacgaccaggaatacgactttcctgaagcagatcctctgtttggaccaaaacctaggacaatggatcggattcCAGTAGGCgacccgagcatactactcgccaatgttcagtctcttgacaacaagatagatgaaattcgagcaagagttgccttccagagagacatcagagattgtaacgttcTCTGTTTCTTGGCAACATGGCTCACTCAGGATacgttatcagagtcggtacagccacccagTTTCTTCActcatcgcgccgacagaaacaagcatctctctggtaagaagaagggcggggtttatgccttatgattaaagagttgtgatcataacaacataccggaactcaagtccttttgttcacctgacctagaattcctaaCAATCTAATGCCGACTGCATtgtctcccaagagaattctcttagatTATAATATTAGATATGTATTCCCCcctcccccaagcagacacctcgacggccctgaaaaCACTTCATTGGAccctatgtaaactggaaaccacatattgtcgctggggattttaacaaagctaatctgaaaacatggCTCCCTAAATTTTTGATGCATATCGAGTACGCGACCCGGGCTGGCAGCATTCTAGAtaattgctactctaacttccgcaatgcatacaaagccctccctcgccctcctttcggcaaatctgaccacgacacCCCTTTTGTTGTTCCCAGcatatagacagaaactaaatcAGGAAACGcctgtgctcaggtctgttcaacgctggtccacacttcaagattgcttcgatcacgtggattgggatatgctCCGGATGGCCTCAGACAAACATttttgatgtatacgctgattcggtgagcgagtttattagcaagtgcatcagtgatgttgtacccacggcgactattaaaaccttccccaaccagaaaccgtggatttatgacagcattcacgcaaaactgaaagcgcgaaccattgcttttaattatggcaaggtgaccggaaacatgaccgactacaaacagtgtagctattccctctgcaaggcaatcaaacaagtaaagcatcagtatagagacaaagtagagtcgcaattcaacggctcagacacaagatgtatgtggcagggtctacagtcaatcacggattacaaaaggaaaaccagccccgtagcggacaccgacgtcttgctcccagacaaactaaacaacttctttgctcgctttgaggacaatacagtgccactgacatggcccattaccaaaacctgcaggctctccttcaccatagctaacgtgagtaaaacatttaaacgtgttaacccactcaaggctgccagcccagacggcaatcctagccgcgtcctcagagcatgcgcagaccagctggcaggtgtgtttacggacgtattcaatcaatccctatcccagtctgctgttcccacatgcttcaagagggccaccattgttcctgttcccaagagagctaaggtaactgagctaaacaactatctCCCCGGaacactcacttccatcatcatgaagtgctttgagagactagtcaaggagcatatcacctccaccttacctgacaccctagacccactccaatttgcttactgccccaataggtccacagaggacgcaatcacactgccctaatctatctggacaagaagaatacctattaagaatgctgttcatcgattacagctcaacatttaacaccatagtactctccaaacttgttgagaccctgggtcttgactgcgccctgtgcaactgggtcctggattttctttttttgtgtgttttttttgttgttgaatttttacccctttttctccccaatttcatggtatccaattgttttagtagctactatcttgtctcatcgctacaactcccatatgggctcgggagagacgaaggttgaaagacatgcgtcctccgatacacaacgcCAACCAAGCCGctctgcttcttaacacagcgcgcatctgACCCGGAAGCAAGCCGCACCAATgtatcagaggaaacaccgtgcacctggcaaccttggttagcgtgcactacgcccggcccgccacaggagtcactggtgcatgatgagacaaggatatccctgatcctcaacactggggccccacaagggtgcgtgctcagccctctcctgtactccctattcacccatgactgcgtggccatgcacgcctccaactcaatcatcaagtttgcagacgacactacagttaTAGCCTTGATTACCATCAACgatgagatggcctacagggaggaggtgagggccctttgagtgtagtgtcaggaaaataacccctcactcaacgtcaacaaaacaaaggagatgatcatgtacttcaggaaacagcagagggagaacccccccctgtccacatcgacgggacaggtatggagaaggtggaaagttttaagtccCTCTGTGttcacatcactgacaaactgaaatggtccacccacacagacagcgtggtcaagaaggcgcaacagcacctcttcaacctcaggtggctgaagaaatttgtcttgtcaccgaaaacacacaaacttttactgacgcacaatcgagagcatcctgtcgggctgtatcaccacctggtacggcaactgctccgcccacaaccgtaagactctccaaagggtggtgaggtctgcacaacgcatcaccgggggaaaactacctgccctccaggacaccaacagCACCCGATGCCATGGGAAGGCCAAAAAAATCATcaatgacaacaaccacccgagccaccgcctgttcaccccgctatcatccagaaggtgaggtcagtacaggtgcatcaaagctgggaccgagaagctgtttttcagtatctatctcaaggccatcagactgtgaaACAGCCATCACGAGCATTGAAaagctgctgccaacatactgagtcaaatctctagccactttaataattaaaaattggatgtaataaatgtatcactagtcactttaaactatgccacttgatataatatttacataccctacattactcacctcatatgtatatactgtattctataccgtCTACTGCATATTGCCTATTGGCCaatgctcatccatatatttatatgtgcatattcttattcattcctctacacttgtgtgtgtgtgtgtgtgtgtataagggagttgttgtgaaattgttagattacttgttagatattactgctcggtcggaactagaagcacaagcatttcaccacACTCAAATTAatatctgctgaccatgtgtatgtgaccaatacaattggatttgatttacaAAAGTCTAACAGACACTTGCTGTAGGT is part of the Oncorhynchus masou masou isolate Uvic2021 chromosome 33, UVic_Omas_1.1, whole genome shotgun sequence genome and harbors:
- the LOC135527972 gene encoding androgen-dependent TFPI-regulating protein-like, translating into MATTMSWGSYLLIHVVIFSWYVFTLSANCSLKVTQGHPGAKTYGGRWKYLTFLNLVLQTVFFGLVVLIDIIHLILPSKNLRCGVPLLLVKLRDTIFTICAFPIGTFVFLSFWSIYHYNRELVFPKFLDDIIPIWLNHAMHTVTLPLALLQMYIQPHRYGSKMRGLLGLSVLAVLYLGWVLWVHHVAGIWVYPIMERLSPMGLVIFLGVSSITVAPLYLLGEKLNHKIWKTTAVSAGPQRKKKK